The following proteins are co-located in the Marinomonas profundi genome:
- the cadR gene encoding Cd(II)/Pb(II)-responsive transcriptional regulator, whose translation MRIGQLAQLVGVETQTIRFYEQQGLLPPPDRQDNGYRVYTEKHGEGLAFIRRCRILGLSLAEIQELQSYQDDPHQPCTAVNALLDDHISHVRSQITALQALEKQLVSLRASCNDDREVEACGVLAGISEGNMHQQ comes from the coding sequence ATGCGCATTGGTCAGTTGGCGCAGTTGGTAGGGGTCGAAACACAGACGATCCGCTTCTATGAACAGCAGGGCTTGTTGCCGCCGCCTGATCGGCAGGACAACGGTTACCGTGTCTATACCGAGAAGCATGGTGAGGGGCTGGCCTTCATCCGTCGCTGCAGAATCCTGGGCCTGTCACTGGCTGAGATTCAGGAACTACAGAGCTATCAGGACGACCCTCATCAGCCTTGTACCGCCGTCAACGCCTTGCTCGATGATCACATCTCTCATGTGCGGTCGCAGATAACCGCTCTGCAAGCGCTTGAGAAACAACTCGTTTCACTGAGAGCGAGTTGCAACGATGACCGGGAAGTTGAGGCGTGTGGGGTTCTTGCTGGAATTAGCGAAGGAAACATGCACCAGCAGTAG
- a CDS encoding endonuclease: MFKRISFAIFLAVFVHNLANAAPANFDQAKTLLRQHVYFDQNTQGDLYCRCQWDWRGRSGGSISSQNAAACGLDQSYQPTRAQRTEWEHVFAASNAANHFPCWREDGRSNCQKTNPTFNAMEADMHNLTPVVGSLNAVRSNYKWGLIPGEAREFGRCDFEVDRAQRVAEPPESARGMIARIKLYFADRYNIRLSSQQRQLFQSWNAIHPVTDWELERDRRIAKYQGWHNPYVLERARLGTVSPSNNVPQSTDVQAHQTAPPTDTEVVRGNRRSGVYHLASGCPSYHSISNANIVEFDNESNAIEAGFRKAGNCR; this comes from the coding sequence ATGTTTAAACGTATTTCTTTTGCGATCTTTCTCGCTGTTTTTGTTCATAATCTGGCTAATGCGGCCCCAGCCAATTTTGACCAAGCAAAAACCTTGCTACGCCAACACGTCTATTTCGATCAAAACACCCAGGGCGATTTGTATTGCCGCTGCCAATGGGATTGGCGAGGTCGATCAGGCGGGTCTATATCCAGCCAAAACGCGGCCGCGTGCGGACTGGATCAATCCTATCAGCCAACCCGTGCTCAACGCACTGAATGGGAGCATGTCTTTGCGGCAAGCAATGCCGCCAACCATTTTCCTTGTTGGCGCGAAGACGGTCGCAGCAATTGTCAAAAAACAAATCCCACATTCAATGCCATGGAAGCCGACATGCACAACCTCACCCCGGTCGTTGGGTCTTTAAATGCCGTTCGTAGCAATTACAAATGGGGATTGATACCGGGTGAGGCACGGGAGTTTGGACGTTGTGATTTTGAGGTTGATAGAGCTCAACGAGTGGCTGAACCGCCCGAATCCGCACGAGGAATGATTGCCAGAATTAAGCTGTACTTTGCAGATAGATACAACATTAGATTGTCTTCACAGCAGCGCCAGTTATTCCAGTCATGGAATGCAATACACCCTGTTACTGATTGGGAACTTGAACGCGATCGTCGAATCGCTAAATACCAGGGTTGGCACAATCCATACGTTCTAGAAAGAGCAAGGCTTGGCACCGTATCACCTTCTAATAACGTGCCTCAGTCAACGGACGTGCAAGCGCACCAGACCGCTCCACCCACTGATACTGAAGTAGTAAGAGGAAACCGTCGTAGTGGCGTCTACCATCTCGCTAGCGGGTGCCCTAGCTACCACTCAATAAGCAATGCCAATATTGTGGAGTTTGACAATGAGAGCAACGCAATAGAAGCAGGGTTTCGTAAAGCTGGCAATTGCCGATAG
- a CDS encoding heavy metal translocating P-type ATPase, whose translation MSEHTNHHEHKSHGVHDPVCKMSVDPQTAKYSSQHVDKTWYFCSSGCQSKFDNNPEKYLSEENEQTEPVAAGTMFTCPMHPEVRQQGPGDCPICGMSLEPEEVSLDDGPSVELADMTRRFWIGLALALPVFLIEMGGHLFKIDHIVSPQISNWIQLALATPVVVWCGGPFFVRGWKSVLNRNLNMFTLIAIGTGVSLLYSFVATLAPQKFPDAFHADDGSVAVYFEAAAVIVVLVLLGQVLELRAREKTSGAIKALLDLAPATARKLDDDGSESDVALDQVKVGDRLRVRPGDKVPLDGEVLEGRSNVDESMVTGEPLAITKKTGDQVIGGSINQQGSFILRADKVGRDTMLSQIVQMVASAQRSRAPIQGMADKVAGWFVPVVLLVSIIAFGVWSIVGPTPPMAFGLIAAVSVLIIACPCALGLATPMSIMVGVGRGAQIGVLIRDAEALERMEKVDTVVVDKTGTLTEGKPQVTKLVLANGFSDEDLMRYSGSLEKGSEHPLAHAILDKAKTMNLTLPDAIDFDSPNGKGVTGEVDGKRVLLGNRLLMQSENVDTSAFEEEANQLREDGATVIFAAVDGKVCGLLAIADPIKDTTKAAIAALQNEGIRVVMLTGDNRTSAEAVARKLHIDEVKAEVLPEDKGNVIQQLKNEGRVVVMAGDGVNDAPALATADVGIAMGTGTDVAIESAGITLLRGDLMGIVEARRLSLATMRNIRQNLFFAFIYNMAGVPIAAGVLYPFTGILLSPIFAAVAMSLSSVSVILNALRLRAVKLSDSQINSK comes from the coding sequence ATGAGTGAGCACACGAATCATCATGAACATAAAAGCCATGGGGTGCATGACCCTGTGTGCAAAATGTCGGTAGATCCTCAAACCGCAAAGTATAGTAGTCAGCATGTAGATAAAACTTGGTATTTCTGTTCTTCCGGCTGTCAGTCGAAGTTCGATAATAATCCAGAGAAGTATCTCAGCGAAGAAAATGAGCAAACAGAGCCGGTTGCGGCCGGAACCATGTTTACCTGTCCTATGCATCCAGAAGTCCGTCAACAAGGCCCCGGTGACTGCCCGATTTGTGGCATGTCGCTGGAACCTGAGGAAGTAAGCCTCGACGACGGCCCTTCAGTAGAGCTCGCCGACATGACTCGTCGATTCTGGATTGGTCTGGCTCTGGCACTTCCGGTTTTTTTGATCGAAATGGGAGGCCATCTCTTTAAGATTGACCATATTGTGTCGCCACAAATATCCAATTGGATTCAGTTGGCTTTAGCTACTCCAGTGGTCGTTTGGTGTGGTGGACCATTCTTTGTGCGTGGTTGGAAATCTGTACTTAATCGTAACCTTAATATGTTCACACTTATTGCCATCGGTACGGGTGTTTCTCTGTTGTACAGTTTTGTCGCAACCTTGGCTCCGCAGAAATTTCCTGACGCTTTTCACGCTGACGATGGCTCAGTCGCAGTGTATTTCGAGGCGGCCGCTGTCATTGTTGTGCTGGTGTTGTTAGGTCAGGTACTTGAACTCCGAGCTCGAGAAAAAACCTCTGGCGCTATCAAAGCTCTATTGGATCTAGCTCCGGCCACGGCAAGAAAACTGGACGATGACGGCAGTGAGTCTGATGTGGCGCTCGATCAAGTTAAGGTTGGCGATCGATTGCGAGTTCGACCAGGCGATAAGGTACCTCTAGATGGCGAAGTGCTTGAAGGCCGTTCCAACGTTGATGAATCCATGGTCACTGGTGAACCCTTGGCTATTACTAAGAAGACTGGAGATCAGGTAATTGGTGGTAGCATTAATCAGCAAGGCAGTTTTATTTTACGAGCCGACAAAGTCGGACGAGACACAATGTTGTCCCAGATCGTCCAGATGGTTGCCAGTGCGCAGCGAAGTCGTGCACCTATTCAGGGAATGGCTGACAAAGTGGCTGGTTGGTTCGTTCCGGTGGTTCTGTTGGTTTCTATCATTGCATTCGGAGTCTGGTCTATCGTCGGTCCAACGCCACCCATGGCCTTTGGTCTGATCGCAGCTGTGAGTGTGCTGATTATTGCTTGTCCCTGTGCCTTGGGTCTGGCGACTCCTATGTCGATCATGGTCGGTGTTGGTCGTGGCGCTCAGATCGGTGTCTTGATCCGAGATGCTGAAGCGTTGGAGCGGATGGAAAAAGTAGACACAGTGGTAGTGGATAAAACCGGGACCTTGACCGAAGGTAAGCCTCAGGTGACAAAACTGGTCTTGGCAAACGGTTTCAGCGATGAGGACTTGATGCGTTATTCCGGTAGCCTTGAAAAGGGCAGCGAGCACCCTTTGGCACATGCTATTTTGGATAAAGCTAAAACAATGAACCTAACATTACCAGACGCCATAGATTTCGACTCTCCAAACGGCAAAGGCGTTACTGGTGAAGTCGATGGAAAAAGGGTTCTGCTTGGTAATCGATTGTTAATGCAGTCAGAAAATGTTGATACATCCGCCTTTGAGGAAGAAGCCAATCAACTTCGAGAGGACGGTGCAACAGTAATTTTTGCCGCAGTTGATGGAAAGGTTTGTGGTTTGCTGGCGATTGCAGACCCGATCAAGGACACCACTAAAGCGGCAATAGCCGCTCTGCAGAATGAAGGGATTCGTGTGGTGATGCTGACCGGAGATAATCGTACCTCTGCCGAAGCTGTAGCTCGAAAACTCCACATTGATGAAGTGAAGGCAGAAGTATTGCCGGAAGATAAAGGCAATGTTATTCAACAGCTTAAAAATGAGGGTCGTGTTGTTGTTATGGCTGGTGATGGTGTTAATGATGCGCCAGCCTTGGCAACCGCAGATGTAGGTATTGCCATGGGGACAGGAACCGACGTGGCTATCGAAAGTGCGGGTATTACTCTATTACGTGGCGATCTGATGGGCATCGTGGAGGCACGGCGATTATCCCTGGCAACCATGCGTAATATTCGGCAGAACCTGTTCTTTGCATTCATTTATAACATGGCAGGAGTACCGATTGCTGCAGGAGTACTTTATCCGTTTACAGGTATTCTCTTATCGCCTATTTTTGCCGCTGTAGCTATGTCGTTGTCCTCGGTGAGTGTCATACTAAATGCTTTAAGGCTGCGGGCGGTAAAATTATCAGATAGCCAAATTAATAGTAAATAG
- a CDS encoding MbcA/ParS/Xre antitoxin family protein, translated as MSNKRKNYAEKCIDIHDIESSLDLVMNDSKGSPVAVMQDGNPVFYCVPADTYAAILEAVEASEMRALNERVHQLGLKLFGDEDSWTSWMKKPALALNGQSPESVMGTKEGMQRVSDLLGKIVHGVIV; from the coding sequence ATGAGCAATAAACGAAAAAATTATGCCGAAAAATGCATTGATATTCATGATATTGAGAGCAGTCTTGATCTTGTTATGAATGATTCAAAAGGCAGCCCAGTTGCTGTAATGCAGGATGGTAACCCCGTATTTTACTGTGTTCCTGCTGACACTTATGCCGCTATTTTAGAGGCAGTTGAAGCGTCAGAAATGAGAGCGCTGAATGAAAGGGTTCATCAATTGGGTCTAAAGCTGTTTGGTGACGAAGACAGTTGGACGTCATGGATGAAAAAACCTGCCTTAGCCTTAAATGGTCAATCGCCTGAATCAGTGATGGGGACTAAAGAAGGAATGCAGCGGGTAAGTGACCTTTTGGGAAAAATCGTCCACGGGGTTATAGTTTAA
- a CDS encoding copper resistance system multicopper oxidase, whose translation MTVFKPSHEEQNKSSSGTVLSRRQFVFGASAMLALTTIPFSKNALASAIGQSLTQLSGTVFDLSIDYKTVNFTGTPARATVINQLFPGPLLRWKEGETVTLRVKNNLDHDSSLHWHGMILPTEMDGVPGLSFAGIKPGETFEYKFPVKQSGTYWYHSHSGFQEQTGVYGAIVIDPKEADPVVFDREHVIMLSDWSDEAPETIYANLKKQSDYYNYSERTMSDLFSDIKKQGLVNTWRARSMWNQERMSDRDISDVTGATYTYLMNGNPPAQPWQALFKQGEKVRLRFINSSAMTIFDVRIPGLKMTVVASDGQNVQPVTIDEFRIGVAETYDVIVEPKMEDAYCIFVQSIDRSGYTVGNFTSDEMFTAKIPDMDPMPILGHGDMGMNMEGMDHSKMAMGSDSMSGMEGMDHSKMAMGSDSMSGMEGMDHSKMAMGSDSMSGMEGMDHSKMAMGSGSMAGMEGMDHSKMAMGSGSMAGMEGMDHSKMAMGSGSMTGMEGMDLSQPSMVMPTLGLAGYGSDNEIKHLDSENGPQVDMQSGMPQSGLNDPGIGLRDHQANYNRKVLTYADLKGLHPTHDKRQPTREIQLHLTGNMNRYMWSINGINFADSAPLELAYNERVRITLVNDTMMIHPMHLHGVWSELETGDPDYIPRKHTVMVQPGSKISYLVTADALGQWAYHCHLLYHMPGMFRKVVIK comes from the coding sequence ATGACAGTATTCAAACCTTCACACGAAGAGCAGAACAAATCATCGAGCGGTACAGTGCTTAGCCGTCGTCAGTTTGTATTTGGTGCTTCTGCCATGCTGGCTTTAACTACCATTCCGTTTTCAAAAAATGCACTAGCAAGTGCCATTGGCCAATCTTTAACTCAGTTATCTGGGACAGTTTTTGATTTAAGCATTGATTATAAAACCGTTAATTTTACGGGAACGCCTGCTAGAGCAACGGTCATTAATCAACTGTTTCCCGGACCCTTGTTACGCTGGAAAGAAGGTGAAACGGTCACGCTAAGAGTAAAAAACAATCTTGATCATGACAGCTCTTTGCACTGGCATGGGATGATTTTACCGACAGAAATGGATGGCGTTCCTGGCCTTAGTTTTGCGGGCATCAAACCGGGAGAAACATTCGAATATAAATTTCCAGTTAAGCAAAGTGGTACCTATTGGTATCACAGTCATTCAGGTTTTCAAGAACAAACGGGAGTGTATGGCGCGATTGTTATAGACCCTAAAGAAGCAGACCCTGTTGTGTTTGATCGGGAGCATGTCATCATGCTGTCGGACTGGTCGGATGAGGCGCCTGAAACGATATATGCGAATTTAAAGAAGCAATCAGACTATTACAATTACAGTGAAAGAACGATGTCTGATTTGTTTTCTGATATCAAAAAACAAGGGTTGGTGAACACATGGAGAGCACGCTCCATGTGGAATCAGGAACGTATGAGTGACCGAGATATTTCTGATGTCACGGGCGCCACCTATACGTATTTAATGAATGGGAACCCACCGGCACAACCTTGGCAAGCACTCTTTAAACAAGGAGAAAAAGTTCGTCTTCGCTTTATTAATAGCTCTGCGATGACGATATTTGATGTGCGAATTCCAGGTTTAAAAATGACCGTGGTAGCGAGTGATGGACAAAATGTTCAGCCTGTTACCATCGATGAATTTCGAATTGGTGTTGCGGAAACTTACGATGTGATAGTCGAGCCGAAGATGGAGGATGCTTATTGTATTTTCGTTCAGAGCATTGACCGTTCTGGTTATACCGTTGGTAACTTCACATCAGATGAAATGTTCACGGCCAAAATCCCTGATATGGACCCTATGCCGATCTTAGGGCATGGCGATATGGGCATGAATATGGAGGGCATGGACCACAGTAAAATGGCGATGGGTTCGGACTCTATGTCGGGCATGGAAGGCATGGACCACAGTAAAATGGCGATGGGTTCGGACTCTATGTCGGGCATGGAAGGCATGGACCACAGTAAAATGGCAATGGGTTCAGACTCTATGTCGGGCATGGAAGGCATGGACCACAGCAAAATGGCAATGGGCTCAGGCTCAATGGCTGGCATGGAAGGCATGGATCACAGCAAAATGGCAATGGGTTCAGGCTCAATGGCTGGCATGGAAGGCATGGATCACAGCAAAATGGCAATGGGTTCAGGCTCAATGACTGGCATGGAAGGGATGGATCTCAGTCAGCCAAGTATGGTTATGCCTACTTTAGGTTTAGCAGGTTACGGCAGTGACAATGAGATTAAGCATCTAGATTCAGAAAATGGTCCTCAAGTAGACATGCAATCAGGCATGCCTCAAAGCGGCCTTAACGACCCAGGTATTGGCTTAAGGGATCATCAAGCGAACTATAACCGTAAAGTACTGACCTACGCAGACCTAAAAGGCTTGCATCCTACTCATGATAAACGTCAACCCACTCGAGAAATCCAGCTGCATCTAACGGGCAATATGAATCGTTATATGTGGTCAATTAATGGAATCAATTTTGCTGATTCCGCTCCACTTGAATTGGCGTATAACGAAAGAGTGCGAATTACCTTGGTGAACGACACCATGATGATTCATCCCATGCATCTACATGGTGTATGGAGCGAGTTAGAAACAGGAGACCCTGATTACATTCCACGTAAGCATACTGTGATGGTTCAGCCTGGTTCAAAAATCAGCTATTTAGTCACCGCAGACGCCTTGGGGCAATGGGCATATCACTGCCATTTGCTATATCACATGCCTGGCATGTTTAGAAAAGTGGTCATCAAATAA
- a CDS encoding cation transporter: protein MSKSCGGACGADATSAADTDIQASSEAPGRWVSVYAVPKMDCPSEERMIRLALNGFEEIRALSFDLSNRRLKVVHDGEVEPVTSKLKTLGLGASLQETVAANPETIKAAEFSAASAKQESGTLRWLLGINALLFVVEMTAGLIAQSTGLIGESLDNFADAAVYGLALYAVGHSVKMQVRAAHLAGVLQLILAVGVLVEVVRRFVFGSEPESLVMMAIAFVALIANTSCLLLISKHREGGAHMKASWIFSANDVVINLGVITAGALVAWTGSNYPDLIIGTIAGGIVLNGARRILALKG from the coding sequence ATGAGCAAATCCTGTGGTGGCGCCTGTGGCGCTGATGCAACGTCCGCAGCGGATACCGATATACAGGCCTCCTCCGAGGCGCCAGGGAGATGGGTCAGTGTTTATGCCGTGCCGAAGATGGACTGTCCATCAGAAGAACGAATGATTCGCCTAGCCCTGAACGGCTTTGAGGAGATTCGGGCGCTGTCCTTCGACTTGTCGAACCGCCGGCTGAAGGTCGTGCATGACGGCGAGGTCGAGCCCGTCACCTCGAAACTGAAGACCTTGGGGCTAGGCGCCTCGCTTCAGGAAACCGTCGCTGCAAATCCGGAGACCATCAAGGCCGCCGAGTTTTCGGCAGCTTCTGCTAAGCAAGAATCCGGGACCCTGCGCTGGTTGCTCGGCATCAATGCACTTCTGTTCGTGGTGGAAATGACTGCCGGTCTGATCGCCCAGTCCACCGGCCTGATTGGAGAATCCCTGGACAATTTTGCCGATGCGGCGGTGTACGGGCTTGCCCTTTATGCGGTTGGACATAGCGTGAAAATGCAGGTACGTGCCGCGCATCTTGCTGGTGTACTGCAACTGATCTTGGCTGTGGGCGTGCTCGTAGAGGTGGTGAGACGCTTTGTATTCGGTAGTGAGCCTGAATCGCTGGTGATGATGGCTATCGCATTCGTCGCATTGATTGCCAATACCAGTTGTCTGCTGCTCATATCCAAACATCGGGAAGGCGGGGCGCACATGAAGGCAAGCTGGATATTCTCGGCCAACGACGTGGTGATCAACCTGGGGGTCATCACCGCCGGCGCCCTGGTCGCGTGGACCGGTTCCAATTATCCGGATCTGATTATCGGCACCATCGCGGGGGGCATTGTACTTAACGGTGCCAGACGCATTTTGGCGTTGAAGGGTTAA
- a CDS encoding copper resistance D family protein: MIGLAATIAYFFILVGGAMEESLSLMFDPMMVSIYWDSPAGSTLIANVIGYCLVIIASFTLGSDRAFSLWPFSRLALMVASLGIASLIYSFSFTGHATEQAWYYQIIFFTHILIAAWWLGLLFPLWLVARKSTHQESNRILERFGELAAVAVLILIICGAWMSYVLTGWQDLFSSDYGFWLLVKLALVVVILVMTAYHKLHLVPLILKRGNTFLIQKSILMEKMIASSILVVTAIFTTFVGPPMH, from the coding sequence TTGATTGGTTTAGCGGCGACAATAGCTTATTTTTTTATCCTCGTTGGTGGGGCGATGGAAGAGAGTCTATCGCTCATGTTTGACCCTATGATGGTCTCTATCTATTGGGATTCGCCTGCGGGCAGTACCTTAATCGCTAATGTGATTGGTTATTGCTTGGTGATCATAGCGTCATTTACCCTTGGGTCGGATCGTGCCTTCAGTCTGTGGCCATTTTCACGCCTTGCATTAATGGTCGCTTCCTTGGGCATAGCCAGTTTGATTTATTCGTTTTCATTCACGGGTCATGCGACAGAGCAAGCTTGGTATTATCAAATTATATTCTTTACTCATATCTTGATTGCTGCTTGGTGGTTAGGGTTGCTATTCCCTTTGTGGTTGGTTGCGCGAAAATCCACGCACCAGGAATCTAATCGAATCTTAGAGCGTTTTGGCGAACTTGCAGCGGTTGCTGTTTTGATTTTGATTATCTGTGGAGCATGGATGAGCTATGTTCTGACAGGATGGCAAGACTTATTCTCGTCAGACTATGGTTTCTGGTTGTTGGTGAAACTTGCTTTGGTCGTTGTTATTCTGGTGATGACGGCATACCATAAATTACATCTTGTGCCGTTAATACTGAAACGCGGTAATACATTTCTTATTCAAAAATCTATTTTAATGGAAAAAATGATCGCTTCTTCTATTTTGGTGGTCACGGCGATATTTACGACGTTTGTTGGTCCTCCAATGCATTAA
- the lspA gene encoding signal peptidase II, protein MLIIGKKLSPYALLSISGLLAASDQAVKWLVQQSMAYGEYVSVTPFFNWVHLWNTGAAFSLFANGGGWQRYFFIGIAVVVSIFLIKLILENRHKGEAIAYSLILGGAMGNLIDRVFRGYVVDSFDFYWRDWHWPAFNLADIAIVLGALLFVSSSLLGKKANTNAEPDGSD, encoded by the coding sequence ATGCTCATTATTGGCAAAAAGCTCTCGCCGTATGCCCTATTGTCCATATCGGGCCTGCTGGCAGCGTCTGATCAGGCTGTAAAGTGGCTGGTGCAGCAATCAATGGCCTATGGCGAGTATGTTTCGGTGACCCCGTTCTTTAACTGGGTGCACCTATGGAACACCGGTGCCGCATTCAGTCTTTTTGCGAATGGTGGAGGCTGGCAGCGCTACTTTTTTATCGGAATCGCGGTAGTGGTCTCGATTTTTCTGATCAAGCTGATCCTTGAAAATCGTCATAAAGGAGAAGCCATCGCTTACAGTCTTATCCTCGGTGGCGCCATGGGCAACCTGATTGACCGGGTCTTTCGCGGCTATGTTGTGGATTCCTTTGATTTCTATTGGCGAGACTGGCATTGGCCGGCCTTCAACCTGGCTGATATTGCAATTGTCCTCGGTGCCTTACTTTTCGTTTCCAGCAGCTTGTTGGGTAAAAAAGCAAACACCAATGCCGAGCCGGATGGATCTGACTGA
- a CDS encoding copper resistance protein B: protein MKNFNSLGFTLVMATASVMSSLSYAGAEDDPLLSYVAIDQLEKGLESDDPISFSFQAWVGYDMDKIWLKTSGEYQNSDDQDLEVQALYSHAVAPYWDMQMGVRRDIKPSPSRDWLVLGFQGLAPYFFDIDGAFFVGEKGQTSIRLSIEQEWLITQKLILTPEFEMNAYGKSDDELSMGAGLTDINAGLRLKYEITRKFAPYIGIDWSKKLGATADLARDNGDSISNSQFVIGVTAWF, encoded by the coding sequence ATGAAAAACTTTAATTCACTAGGCTTTACATTAGTGATGGCAACGGCTTCTGTTATGAGCTCTTTGTCTTATGCAGGTGCGGAAGATGACCCTTTATTAAGTTATGTCGCCATCGACCAATTAGAAAAAGGCCTTGAGTCAGACGATCCAATCAGCTTTAGTTTTCAAGCATGGGTTGGTTATGATATGGATAAAATCTGGCTTAAAACGTCAGGTGAATACCAGAATAGTGACGACCAGGACCTAGAAGTACAGGCTCTATACAGTCATGCCGTAGCGCCGTATTGGGATATGCAGATGGGCGTAAGGCGAGATATTAAACCGTCCCCATCTCGTGATTGGTTGGTGCTTGGTTTCCAAGGTTTGGCTCCGTATTTTTTCGACATTGACGGTGCTTTCTTTGTTGGAGAAAAAGGGCAAACCTCCATTCGTTTAAGCATCGAACAGGAATGGTTAATCACTCAAAAACTGATATTAACGCCTGAATTTGAAATGAACGCCTATGGTAAGAGTGATGACGAGTTAAGCATGGGTGCTGGTCTTACTGATATCAATGCAGGCCTTCGACTAAAGTATGAAATAACACGTAAGTTTGCACCTTATATAGGTATAGACTGGAGTAAAAAGCTCGGTGCTACGGCTGATCTTGCTCGTGATAATGGAGATAGCATTAGCAACTCTCAGTTTGTCATTGGCGTAACGGCTTGGTTTTAA
- a CDS encoding transposase domain-containing protein yields the protein MGAEHICLIQSLICTCKLHDIDPNVYLTDVLQRVSQQSSQRGRRLNTKAKEIPVCR from the coding sequence CTGGGTGCCGAACACATTTGCCTCATCCAAAGCCTAATCTGCACATGTAAGCTGCATGACATCGACCCCAACGTCTACCTGACGGATGTCCTGCAACGCGTTAGCCAGCAATCCAGCCAAAGAGGTCGCCGACTTAACACCAAGGCGAAGGAAATACCTGTTTGCAGATAA
- a CDS encoding ISL3-like element ISPpu12 family transposase, whose amino-acid sequence MTELPDNILHLPQYQVLGCKSTDDEMHFQVDVPDPIACEECGVQGEFVRFGKRDVPYRDLPIHGKRVTLWVVRRRYTCRACKTTFRPQLPEMVDGFRMTLRLHEYVEKESFNHPYTFVAAQTGLDEKTVRDIFNARAEFLGRWHRFETPRILGIDELYLNKRYRCILTNIEERTLLDLLATRRQDVVTNYLMKLKDRQKVEIVSMDMWNPYRAAVKAVLPQARIVVDKFHVVRMANDALERVRKGLRKELKPSQSRTLKGDRKILLKRAHEVSDRERLIMETWTGAFPQLLAAYEHKERFYGIWDATTRLQAEAALDEWIATIPKGQKEVWSDLVRAAGNWREETMTYFETDMPVTNAYTESINRLAKDKNREGRGYSFEVMRARMLYTTKHKKKAPTAKVSPFYKKTIGYGLPDFAEELNYGVDLSTI is encoded by the coding sequence ATGACCGAACTTCCCGACAACATCCTTCACCTGCCGCAATACCAAGTACTGGGCTGCAAATCAACCGACGACGAAATGCACTTCCAGGTGGACGTGCCCGATCCCATCGCCTGCGAGGAATGCGGTGTGCAGGGTGAGTTCGTACGGTTCGGCAAGCGTGACGTTCCCTATCGTGATCTGCCCATCCACGGCAAGCGGGTCACTCTCTGGGTGGTCCGCCGCCGATACACCTGCCGGGCCTGCAAGACAACATTCAGGCCCCAGCTACCGGAGATGGTGGACGGATTCCGTATGACACTGCGGCTGCATGAGTACGTGGAGAAGGAATCCTTCAACCACCCCTACACCTTTGTGGCGGCACAGACCGGCCTGGACGAGAAGACGGTGCGCGACATCTTCAACGCCCGCGCCGAGTTCCTGGGGCGCTGGCACCGCTTCGAGACGCCCCGCATCCTGGGCATTGACGAGCTATACCTGAACAAGCGCTACCGCTGCATTCTGACCAACATTGAGGAGCGAACCCTGCTCGACCTGCTGGCCACCCGCCGCCAGGACGTGGTGACCAACTACCTGATGAAGCTGAAAGACCGGCAGAAGGTCGAGATCGTCAGCATGGACATGTGGAACCCCTACCGGGCAGCGGTCAAGGCTGTGCTGCCCCAGGCCCGTATCGTGGTCGATAAGTTCCATGTGGTGCGCATGGCCAACGATGCCCTAGAGAGAGTGCGCAAGGGCCTCAGAAAGGAGCTGAAACCGTCCCAGAGCCGGACTCTCAAGGGAGACCGGAAAATCCTGCTGAAACGCGCTCACGAAGTCTCAGACCGGGAGCGCCTCATCATGGAGACCTGGACAGGCGCGTTCCCGCAACTGCTGGCCGCCTACGAGCACAAGGAGCGCTTCTACGGCATCTGGGACGCCACCACACGGCTCCAGGCAGAAGCCGCCCTGGACGAGTGGATAGCCACCATCCCGAAGGGCCAAAAGGAAGTCTGGAGCGATCTGGTCAGGGCAGCGGGAAACTGGCGCGAAGAGACCATGACCTACTTCGAGACGGACATGCCCGTCACCAACGCTTACACGGAGTCCATCAACCGACTGGCCAAGGACAAGAACCGTGAAGGGCGCGGTTACTCCTTCGAGGTGATGCGGGCACGAATGCTCTACACCACGAAGCACAAGAAGAAGGCACCGACTGCGAAGGTCTCTCCTTTCTACAAGAAAACCATCGGTTACGGACTGCCGGACTTCGCAGAGGAACTCAACTACGGAGTCGATCTATCAACCATCTGA